GTTGACTTCCTGTAGGTATTCTGCCCTGTAAGTGGTTGTTTGACAAATTTAACACACTGAGGGATGATAGATTTGAAATGGTTGCAGGGATAATACCTGAAAGCTCATTGCATGACAAGTCAAGGGACTCCAAGATATTCAAATTGCCAATTCTTTCGGGAATACTGCCTGATAAATCGTTCCTTGACAAGTTCAAAAACCGGAGGCCCCGAAGGTATGTGAGCTCTTTTGGGATTTCACCGTAAAGTGAATTGCCTGATAAATCAATGCCTGTCATTAACATAGCTGTTCTTTGAAAAGTTTCTTCATGTCCCTTCCATTGTATGCTAACTCTGTCTCTAGACTGATCAAGAGGGGACTGATTTTTGGGTTCTCTTCTACGGTGAGGCTTGGGAACCTGGGGCACTTCTGGCTGAAAAGGGGTGCTTTCCGCGTTAAAATATTCTGTCACGGGCAAGGTTTTTGTTTGTGTCATGGATGATAAGTTGCCAAAACTTGTTGGGATGAATCCAGTTAACACATTGCTGGCCATGTCAAGAAGTTGAAGCTGAGAAAGTTGGGATAATTCTGTAGGAATCTCTCCACTGAAATTATTTGATCGAAGGATAAGAATTCTTAGGAGAGGAAGACTAGTTCCAATCCAAGAGGGAATATGGCCAAAGAACTTGTTGTTCCCCATATCTAGGGTAACAAGCGCTCCGCATTTGCGAATAATATTTGGGAAAACTCCAGAGAAACTATTGTTAGCGAGATGCATCGATTGTAGAGGAAGTTGAAGGCCTTTTGATGCTGGCAATTCTCCTGAAAAGCCGTTTCCGGAGATGTCCATAAACAGCAAAGCTTGCAACTCCCACCAACAACTTGGGAGCTCACCATTGAATCGGTTATTTGATAGATCCAAAAACTGAAGAGATGACAATGTACAAAAGGTCGAATCAAGGTTGCCGGATATGCTGTTACCGTTGATTGACAGATATGTGAGGTTGGTGCACTGTCCCCAGTCAGACGacagctcgccggcgagcttgctgCCGGAGACGTCCAGGTAGGCCAATTTGGGGTGCACACCGAAGGCCTCCGAGATGTCGCCAGTGAAGTGGTTCTCCTCCAGCCGGACACGGACCAGCGCCGTGCAGTTCTTCAGGCACGGCGGCAGCGTGCCGCTGAAGTTGTTGTAGTTCGCCGTGAGGTGGTCCAGCGCGAAGCCGTCGCAGATGTGGCGCGgcagctcgccggagaagctgTTGTTGGTGAAGCTGACGTGCTGCAAGGCCAGGCCCTTGCCGAGGTCCGCCGGGATGGTGCCGCTCATGTGGTTGTCGAACACGGCGAGGTACTGGAGGCTCCTGAGGTCCGTGATGGTGGCTGGCAGCTCGCCGTGCAGACTGTTGGTGTTGACGTCGAGGCTTTGCAACGCCGTCATGTTGCCGATCTCAGGCGGGATTACGCCGGTGAGATTGTTGAAGAATAGCTCCAACTTTGTGAGCTGCTTGAGCTTGCCGAGCGAGCTGGGGATCGGTCCGGTGAGCGAGTTCACCGACAAATCCAGCTCTGTCAGGTTCTCCAGCTCGCCGAGCTCTGCCGGGATGGAGCCGGTAAGGTTGTTGGTGAATAGATACAGGAATTGCAGTTTCTTCGCCTTGCCGAGCTCCGGCGGAATCTTGCCGGTCAACGAGTTGTTCTGCACTTGGAAGGATATGAGCTCCGGCCAGCTCGTGAACAACACCGGCGGGATCTCACCGGTGAGATTGTTCGTTGCAATTCCGAAGTCTGTTATTGCCTTCATCCCGGCGAACGCCGGCGGCAAGCCACCGGTGAGCTGGTTCAAAGACAGCTCCAAAAAAGTGAGATTCTTAAGATTGCCTAGCTGCGACGGCAGAGAGGAAACAAGCCCAGCGTTCTTGATGTCGAGCCGCTGCAGCATGTGGAGCCGGCCAAGAACCGGCGGGATCGCCCCGCCCAGCTGGTTGTCGCCAAGTTCAAGAATCCTCAATTGCGGCATCGACCCAAGGAACTCTGGGATGCCGCCGGTGAGATTGTTGCCGGCCATCCGTAGGTCCTGGAGCTTCGTCAACCTCCCAAGCGACGCCGGAATCAGGCCGGAGAACGAATTGATGGACAGGTTGAGATACCTCAGATTCGGGAGCTTCTCCGGCAGCGTGTCCGGCATCTGCCCGAACAGAGTGTTTTGCGACAAGTCGAGGTAGGTGACGTTGGGGCTCTTGAGGATGAAGTCCGGGAAGCTGCCATTGAAGGAGTTGAGGTAGAGCGACATGAACGTGACGGTGGGCATCGGCGAGAACTTGGCGAACTCCTGGTCGGTAAGGTAGTTTGCTCCCAGATCAAAATGGACAATGTTGGGGAGACGGCTTAGCTGGTGGGGGATGGCGCCGACGAGGTTGTTGTTGTAGAGGCGGAGGTCGACGAGGTCGGAGAGGTCGCCGAGCTGCGGCGGGATGGAGTCGGTGAATCCATTGTTGCCGAGGTCTAGCGAGGCGAGGGAGCTCAGCCGCGAGACGCTAGCCGGGATGGCGCCGGTGAGGTTATTCCCGTTGAGGTCGAGCTCGATCAGCGCCGGGAGCGCCGCGAAGTCGAGCTTGTCGAGGCCGCCGCTGAGGCCGGCGCCCCTGAGCCGCAGCTTCGCGACGCGGCCGGAGTCGCAGGCCACGCCGTGCCACCTGCacaccggcgcggcgcggctccACCCGGACAGCGCGGCCGCGTCGTCCTGCAGGCTGGCCTTCCACGCCAGCAGCGCCTCCGCttccgtcggcgtcgccgcatTGGCCGGCGCAGGGatggcagcagccgccgccacgaGGATGAGCAGAGGGAGGACGACGCGTGACATGTGGGCAGTCTCGACGCCTTCATTGGCTGGGGGAGGGCGAACTGCTGTGATACGAACGAGTGGCTAAAACACGTGCGCGTGAATTGATACGAGCGTCGCCGTCGCTTCCCGCCATATTGGACTCTGGCTGGGTCAATCGTTCAAAATGGGAGGATTTCTTCCACACCTGCGTAGCTCTCTCTCTTACAGCAATGTGAAAATCGCAAGAATCACTCTGTAAATGTCATTTgagtttgagattttttttatataaactaatTTATTACAAATATCCCCCTTCTAATTTACCTTGGTTATTTTGCGATTCTTCCTCAGTTGTTGTTGCTcgcaccttttctttttctcctcaaACTCAAGGTAACATTTAGGAtggttttttaataattttccaATGGATCTTTACCAATTCATAAGTAAAACTCGATGCTGGAAATAAAAACAACATGTATTTGttgttaaaaattcaaaatgtcTCTGCAGTTTTTAGTGTTTAACACCTTTAAATATTAGacatatatttgatcatttatcttattaaaaaaattaaaaaataagtcatgctaaaagtatatttaataagaaattaaatcacagcaaaaataaataataaatacatatatttttaaataagataaatgattaaCATACGTGACATAAACATTAAAAACTAGAGGGAATATCTTTTATTGGCTTCTGTCTAGTTTTAGAGCACATTGTGGCTATGTTAGGAGATttattctaaaaaataaaaaccaaaatatatttaaccggAACTTTCTTAT
The sequence above is drawn from the Oryza glaberrima chromosome 10, OglaRS2, whole genome shotgun sequence genome and encodes:
- the LOC127786168 gene encoding probable leucine-rich repeat receptor-like protein kinase At1g35710 isoform X2, coding for MSRVVLPLLILVAAAAAIPAPANAATPTEAEALLAWKASLQDDAAALSGWSRAAPVCRWHGVACDSGRVAKLRLRGAGLSGGLDKLDFAALPALIELDLNGNNLTGAIPASVSRLSSLASLDLGNNGFTDSIPPQLGDLSDLVDLRLYNNNLVGAIPHQLSRLPNIVHFDLGANYLTDQEFAKFSPMPTVTFMSLYLNSFNGSFPDFILKSPNVTYLDLSQNTLFGQMPDTLPEKLPNLRYLNLSINSFSGLIPASLGRLTKLQDLRMAGNNLTGGIPEFLGSMPQLRILELGDNQLGGAIPPVLGRLHMLQRLDIKNAGLVSSLPSQLGNLKNLTFLELSLNQLTGGLPPAFAGMKAITDFGIATNNLTGEIPPVLFTSWPELISFQVQNNSLTGKIPPELGKAKKLQFLYLFTNNLTGSIPAELGELENLTELDLSVNSLTGPIPSSLGKLKQLTKLELFFNNLTGVIPPEIGNMTALQSLDVNTNSLHGELPATITDLRSLQYLAVFDNHMSGTIPADLGKGLALQHVSFTNNSFSGELPRHICDGFALDHLTANYNNFSGTLPPCLKNCTALVRVRLEENHFTGDISEAFGVHPKLAYLDVSGSKLAGELSSDWGQCTNLTYLSINGNSISGNLDSTFCTLSSLQFLDLSNNRFNGELPSCWWELQALLFMDISGNGFSGELPASKGLQLPLQSMHLANNSFSGVFPNIIRKCGALVTLDMGNNKFFGHIPSWIGTSLPLLRILILRSNNFSGEIPTELSQLSQLQLLDMASNVLTGFIPTSFGNLSSMTQTKTLPVTEYFNAESTPFQPEVPQVPKPHRRREPKNQSPLDQSRDRVSIQWKGHEETFQRTAMLMTGIDLSGNSLYGEIPKELTYLRGLRFLNLSRNDLSGSIPERIGNLNILESLDLSCNELSGSQLQTLVDPSIYSNNLALCGFPLSIACHASRLDEKNEEFDMDLFYSVTIGIVFGFWLWFGSLLLLKPLRLFVFHFVDHIQRSCEKCKRCTH
- the LOC127786168 gene encoding probable leucine-rich repeat receptor-like protein kinase At1g35710 isoform X1 produces the protein MSRVVLPLLILVAAAAAIPAPANAATPTEAEALLAWKASLQDDAAALSGWSRAAPVCRWHGVACDSGRVAKLRLRGAGLSGGLDKLDFAALPALIELDLNGNNLTGAIPASVSRLSSLASLDLGNNGFTDSIPPQLGDLSDLVDLRLYNNNLVGAIPHQLSRLPNIVHFDLGANYLTDQEFAKFSPMPTVTFMSLYLNSFNGSFPDFILKSPNVTYLDLSQNTLFGQMPDTLPEKLPNLRYLNLSINSFSGLIPASLGRLTKLQDLRMAGNNLTGGIPEFLGSMPQLRILELGDNQLGGAIPPVLGRLHMLQRLDIKNAGLVSSLPSQLGNLKNLTFLELSLNQLTGGLPPAFAGMKAITDFGIATNNLTGEIPPVLFTSWPELISFQVQNNSLTGKIPPELGKAKKLQFLYLFTNNLTGSIPAELGELENLTELDLSVNSLTGPIPSSLGKLKQLTKLELFFNNLTGVIPPEIGNMTALQSLDVNTNSLHGELPATITDLRSLQYLAVFDNHMSGTIPADLGKGLALQHVSFTNNSFSGELPRHICDGFALDHLTANYNNFSGTLPPCLKNCTALVRVRLEENHFTGDISEAFGVHPKLAYLDVSGSKLAGELSSDWGQCTNLTYLSINGNSISGNLDSTFCTLSSLQFLDLSNNRFNGELPSCWWELQALLFMDISGNGFSGELPASKGLQLPLQSMHLANNSFSGVFPNIIRKCGALVTLDMGNNKFFGHIPSWIGTSLPLLRILILRSNNFSGEIPTELSQLSQLQLLDMASNVLTGFIPTSFGNLSSMTQTKTLPVTEYFNAESTPFQPEVPQVPKPHRRREPKNQSPLDQSRDRVSIQWKGHEETFQRTAMLMTGIDLSGNSLYGEIPKELTYLRGLRFLNLSRNDLSGSIPERIGNLNILESLDLSCNELSGIIPATISNLSSLSVLNLSNNHLQGRIPTGSQLQTLVDPSIYSNNLALCGFPLSIACHASRLDEKNEEFDMDLFYSVTIGIVFGFWLWFGSLLLLKPLRLFVFHFVDHIQRSCEKCKRCTH
- the LOC127786168 gene encoding probable leucine-rich repeat receptor-like protein kinase At1g35710 isoform X3, with amino-acid sequence MSRVVLPLLILVAAAAAIPAPANAATPTEAEALLAWKASLQDDAAALSGWSRAAPVCRWHGVACDSGRVAKLRLRGAGLSGGLDKLDFAALPALIELDLNGNNLTGAIPASVSRLSSLASLDLGNNGFTDSIPPQLGDLSDLVDLRLYNNNLVGAIPHQLSRLPNIVHFDLGANYLTDQEFAKFSPMPTVTFMSLYLNSFNGSFPDFILKSPNVTYLDLSQNTLFGQMPDTLPEKLPNLRYLNLSINSFSGLIPASLGRLTKLQDLRMAGNNLTGGIPEFLGSMPQLRILELGDNQLGGAIPPVLGRLHMLQRLDIKNAGLVSSLPSQLGNLKNLTFLELSLNQLTGGLPPAFAGMKAITDFGIATNNLTGEIPPVLFTSWPELISFQVQNNSLTGKIPPELGKAKKLQFLYLFTNNLTGSIPAELGELENLTELDLSVNSLTGPIPSSLGKLKQLTKLELFFNNLTGVIPPEIGNMTALQSLDVNTNSLHGELPATITDLRSLQYLAVFDNHMSGTIPADLGKGLALQHVSFTNNSFSGELPRHICDGFALDHLTANYNNFSGTLPPCLKNCTALVRVRLEENHFTGDISEAFGVHPKLAYLDVSGSKLAGELSSDWGQCTNLTYLSINGNSISGNLDSTFCTLSSLQFLDLSNNRFNGELPSCWWELQALLFMDISGNGFSGELPASKGLQLPLQSMHLANNSFSGVFPNIIRKCGALVTLDMGNNKFFGHIPSWIGTSLPLLRILILRSNNFSGEIPTELSQLSQLQLLDMASNVLTGFIPTSFGNLSSMTQTKTLPVTEYFNAESTPFQPEVPQVPKPHRRREPKNQSPLDQSRDRVSIQWKGHEETFQRTAMLMTGIDLSGNSLYGEIPKELTYLRGLRFLNLSRNDLSGSIPERIGNLNILESLDLSCNELSGQNTYRKSTSDTRGPINL